One stretch of Flavobacteriales bacterium DNA includes these proteins:
- a CDS encoding alginate lyase family protein encodes MRIEELDVSAISKEEASFLADAYLDHRFDILGSGWVKNSYDAAAAGFEGAHFEHNIYFDYYDVYGNWLRKIVQKKQYRMSKHVWGEMSRITYDHEGIDWQKDVKSGFRWAAKDWYKDQTIKSHGEHGVDIKVPFELSRLQHLPQMAILALVLPERKTELLNEFLCQTIDFIAANPPRYGVCWTSSMEVGIRAANMLIAFDLFSQLDTEKVININFQTHIADSIYSHGMHLVKNLEYKESITNNHYLSNICGLLFVSSYLDGYPFVDSWLAFSIQELISEIDKQVLDDGGVFESSTSYQRLTGEMIVYAIALLKGLPNKKLEYLRLFDSKDWKGNKGLNPVESQKYTIRSGIQLEEETLDKVGRMIELSEKLTKTNGEIAQVGDNDSGRFFNLSPVGSLMSFADAKRKYQNINGPDELYSKLHFDQNALDHRPFVSAGSGLFEQIGRQSSYPLERSFVKSLTKNRELTYKPFGNAHSYSDNNLDLEFTTKSILQDEIPKGGSLKDELEILPYAEFGACVIRSKRIHMTIACGNKHVRQYWTHTHNDKLSFELNVDGIDLIVHPGTYCYTSVPELRNAFRSVESYNSIIVEGKEQNDWVEGVEGVFRTEARTECTLLETTPNSIKLMVTYKGITHVRLISINDDSIEIHDSCNEKFNIDFNRHRMYSNGYGKRLN; translated from the coding sequence GTGAGAATCGAAGAATTGGATGTTTCTGCTATCTCAAAAGAAGAGGCCAGTTTTCTTGCCGATGCTTATCTCGATCATCGCTTTGATATTCTTGGCAGTGGATGGGTGAAAAATTCATACGATGCTGCTGCCGCAGGCTTTGAAGGTGCTCATTTCGAGCATAACATATATTTTGATTATTACGACGTTTATGGAAATTGGCTGAGAAAAATTGTTCAGAAAAAACAATACAGAATGAGCAAACACGTCTGGGGCGAAATGAGTCGAATCACCTATGACCATGAGGGGATTGATTGGCAGAAGGATGTGAAATCTGGATTTAGGTGGGCCGCGAAAGATTGGTATAAGGATCAAACCATCAAATCACATGGGGAACATGGTGTGGATATAAAGGTGCCATTTGAATTATCAAGATTGCAACATTTACCTCAAATGGCAATATTAGCGTTGGTATTGCCGGAGAGGAAAACAGAGTTGTTAAATGAGTTTTTATGTCAGACTATAGATTTTATAGCTGCAAACCCTCCGCGTTATGGCGTATGTTGGACAAGTTCAATGGAAGTAGGGATAAGGGCTGCAAATATGCTGATTGCCTTTGATTTATTTAGTCAGCTGGACACAGAGAAGGTTATCAATATAAATTTCCAAACACATATTGCAGATTCGATATATAGTCATGGAATGCATTTGGTTAAGAATTTAGAATACAAAGAATCAATTACCAATAACCATTACCTCTCCAATATCTGTGGATTGTTATTCGTGTCTTCCTATTTAGATGGCTATCCATTTGTAGATAGTTGGTTGGCTTTTTCTATTCAAGAATTAATATCCGAGATTGATAAACAGGTACTCGATGATGGGGGCGTATTTGAATCTTCAACTTCCTATCAAAGACTAACAGGGGAGATGATAGTTTATGCTATTGCCCTTCTTAAAGGTCTGCCCAACAAAAAACTAGAATATTTGAGATTATTTGACAGTAAAGACTGGAAAGGCAATAAGGGGTTGAATCCTGTTGAAAGTCAGAAGTATACCATTAGATCTGGTATTCAATTAGAGGAAGAAACTTTGGATAAAGTGGGTAGGATGATTGAGCTATCTGAAAAGCTGACGAAAACAAATGGTGAAATTGCGCAAGTTGGAGATAACGATAGTGGTCGCTTCTTTAATCTTAGTCCTGTGGGTAGCTTGATGTCTTTTGCAGATGCTAAAAGGAAATATCAAAACATTAATGGTCCGGATGAGCTGTATTCAAAACTTCATTTCGACCAGAACGCTTTAGATCATAGGCCTTTTGTTTCAGCGGGTTCAGGATTGTTCGAGCAAATAGGAAGACAAAGTAGTTATCCGCTGGAAAGATCTTTTGTGAAAAGTCTTACTAAGAATCGAGAATTGACGTACAAACCTTTTGGAAATGCCCATTCATATTCAGACAATAACTTGGATTTAGAATTTACTACGAAATCTATTTTACAAGATGAAATACCTAAGGGTGGTTCACTAAAAGACGAACTGGAGATATTGCCTTATGCCGAATTTGGTGCTTGTGTAATTCGTTCTAAACGAATTCATATGACGATTGCCTGTGGTAACAAACACGTCCGTCAGTACTGGACGCACACTCATAATGATAAGCTATCCTTTGAATTAAATGTAGATGGGATAGATCTGATTGTTCATCCAGGAACTTATTGCTATACATCTGTTCCGGAATTAAGAAATGCGTTTAGAAGTGTAGAATCTTATAATTCAATTATCGTTGAGGGTAAAGAGCAAAATGATTGGGTGGAGGGTGTTGAAGGTGTGTTTAGAACGGAGGCGCGGACGGAATGTACCTTGTTGGAGACAACTCCTAATTCCATAAAATTGATGGTAACCTATAAAGGGATTACCCATGTTCGGCTTATCTCGATAAATGATGATAGCATTGAGATCCATGATAGCTGTAACGAGAAGTTTAATATCGATTTTAATAGACATCGAATGTATTCGAATGGCTATGGCAAAAGACTAAATTAA